One part of the Halobacteriovorax vibrionivorans genome encodes these proteins:
- the aat gene encoding leucyl/phenylalanyl-tRNA--protein transferase yields MPIIEFPPVDIADEQGLLAIGGDLHHDSLLLAYQSGIFPWPISEEYPLAWFSPPQRGVILLENIRFNRSLKKFVKKCNWKISFNQDFLGVIKECQKVHAKSNDGTWITDEIIDGYYNFYHQGLAYSVEVKNENGDLIGGLYGVKIGHFLSGESMFFKETNASKLALLGILSILIEEGIPFLDTQMVTPITESFGATEIPRIDFIKAITPLFNKGTLNLPTTSIKASDIAIKLSF; encoded by the coding sequence TCCACCAGTCGATATAGCAGATGAACAGGGTCTTCTTGCCATCGGAGGAGACCTTCATCACGACTCTCTACTGCTTGCCTATCAAAGTGGTATTTTCCCTTGGCCAATTTCTGAAGAATATCCCCTTGCTTGGTTCTCACCACCGCAAAGAGGAGTTATCTTACTAGAAAACATACGATTTAATCGTAGTTTAAAAAAGTTTGTAAAAAAATGTAATTGGAAGATAAGTTTTAACCAAGACTTTTTGGGAGTTATCAAAGAATGTCAAAAAGTACATGCCAAATCAAATGATGGAACATGGATAACAGATGAAATTATTGATGGTTATTACAACTTCTACCACCAAGGTCTTGCTTATAGCGTAGAAGTAAAAAACGAAAATGGCGACTTGATAGGAGGACTCTACGGAGTGAAAATTGGACATTTCCTAAGTGGTGAGTCCATGTTTTTTAAAGAGACAAATGCTTCAAAGCTTGCACTCCTAGGTATCTTAAGTATTCTTATTGAAGAAGGCATACCATTTTTAGACACTCAAATGGTTACACCTATTACAGAATCATTTGGAGCAACTGAGATTCCTCGAATAGATTTCATAAAGGCGATCACCCCCTTATTTAACAAAGGTACTTTAAATCTTCCAACAACATCAATAAAAGCAAGTGATATAGCTATTAAGCTTTCTTTTTAG
- a CDS encoding NADH-quinone oxidoreductase subunit D-related protein, which translates to MKFINILDSIRILSKSEFALEAFRLKDNDHIVFNSLTCLDLMNSQKIKDELNLFNGRFLLIYQFQNLLEHKRYFYGISLSYGQTMSSYGHLFNALTWHEAEVNRNFGIHFYQKEDRIQEEIITPQKKYRFEKDSGSSELCNTYFKQASLRGEGVEVSLQKFLNPASKSKMIFDVDSDKVENSIFKFHFDNHISFEKNIETMTIENAINSMLGTSFSNRLMASLLLYEFDEYVNHKNKRTDLNIQRMFTFEVFSALENIKCLEKTFAKSSVAELKCIFKSQYNKIMQLFAPEGIKDLEQLKAILEMQDRKWLYDIRDCIHNFEKELDNAYQVVEGNELFLKYKDYFNSNLSALDHSLKSYPLQSLGYHYNLKKFESFYEYDDLDTQEFLSLNGSTYELLIIRIKELRNTYSNIIKICEEYPVVKLKYQTPSSDSEIKPKSGLFLGVTQVSSGELGLVLNLNDDGKFDRLHYISPSVTNLEYFKRRIKKFALPQMACEWNVLGLDEEEIVK; encoded by the coding sequence ATGAAATTTATCAATATATTAGATTCTATTCGTATTTTATCAAAGTCTGAGTTTGCTCTTGAAGCATTTAGACTCAAAGACAATGATCATATTGTCTTTAATAGTTTAACTTGTCTTGATTTAATGAATTCGCAGAAAATTAAAGATGAGTTAAATCTCTTTAACGGAAGATTCTTACTTATTTATCAATTTCAAAACTTATTGGAACACAAAAGATACTTCTATGGAATTAGCCTGAGCTATGGGCAAACAATGTCTTCGTATGGACACTTGTTTAATGCACTAACTTGGCATGAAGCTGAAGTAAATCGAAACTTTGGAATTCATTTCTATCAAAAAGAAGATCGTATTCAAGAAGAAATTATCACTCCTCAAAAAAAGTATCGTTTTGAAAAGGATTCAGGCTCTAGTGAATTATGTAATACTTACTTTAAACAGGCTTCTCTTAGAGGAGAAGGTGTTGAAGTAAGCTTACAAAAGTTTTTAAATCCTGCTTCTAAATCAAAGATGATCTTTGATGTGGACTCTGATAAAGTTGAAAACTCTATTTTTAAATTTCACTTTGATAATCATATAAGCTTTGAAAAAAATATTGAAACAATGACTATTGAAAACGCCATCAACTCAATGTTGGGGACAAGCTTTTCAAATCGTCTAATGGCCTCGTTATTACTTTATGAATTTGATGAATATGTAAATCATAAAAATAAGCGCACAGACTTAAATATTCAAAGAATGTTTACGTTTGAAGTTTTTAGCGCATTAGAAAATATTAAATGCCTTGAAAAGACATTTGCAAAGAGTTCTGTGGCCGAACTTAAATGTATATTTAAATCTCAATATAATAAAATTATGCAACTCTTTGCTCCTGAAGGAATTAAAGACCTTGAACAATTAAAGGCCATTTTAGAGATGCAAGATCGTAAATGGCTATATGACATAAGAGACTGCATTCATAATTTTGAAAAAGAATTAGATAATGCCTATCAAGTTGTTGAAGGAAATGAGTTGTTTTTAAAGTATAAAGACTATTTTAACTCAAATCTTTCGGCACTTGATCATTCACTAAAGTCATATCCTCTACAAAGCTTAGGTTATCATTATAATTTAAAGAAATTTGAGAGTTTTTATGAATATGATGATTTAGACACTCAAGAGTTCTTAAGCCTAAACGGCTCTACTTATGAGTTGCTAATTATTCGTATTAAAGAACTGAGAAATACTTATTCGAATATCATTAAGATTTGTGAAGAATATCCTGTTGTGAAATTAAAATACCAAACACCTTCCTCGGATAGTGAAATAAAACCTAAATCTGGGCTTTTCTTAGGTGTTACTCAAGTTTCATCTGGAGAGCTAGGTCTCGTACTAAATTTAAATGATGATGGTAAGTTTGATCGCTTGCACTACATTTCTCCATCTGTGACTAATCTTGAGTACTTCAAAAGACGCATCAAAAAATTTGCATTGCCTCAAATGGCATGTGAATGGAATGTTCTTGGCCTAGATGAAGAGGAGATTGTTAAATGA
- a CDS encoding PilZ domain-containing protein, with protein MKKIIIADTLTDFREVDLNDLYVEALSGVVFSNQYAFDSGKGIWSHLSEHQIPDVVRKALQKSPTDFDCPETSPEGMAIIQKVEAPSTDQNELVAIISRLIKEEVGQLRDEMSVKVEAVETRIGDAIKNIPKSAAREIEDSGVDAVEYKKKFEALKVKYKNLSVENKLAKKNLSKVIAKAKALNAKLEVAERELEHFREYSLKASQTPTNNVEEEVLEVTNETQEVNHPEEDLKPKINMISQDVLISDGPVIDETDASEEVTGEFDISSGGLEMASSSRAQSDDDELESLNLEGLKSGKSYEISNKKTWLYDTGAGVVGPLRFDEMLEDLIKGNIKGDTLVKKKVGASWVPSRDCLELNTKAEKIFDDPQNPENNKYLIERTEYRVGLQEIVSFSIRGVQKEFKGYLTNLSLSGGFIEVTQFEDVFTQDSMGTIFISEGRFERAIAIDFTIMRTSAQKRPKGLGIRFEAVSDTVLEVIGECMLEILNNDDQNKSAA; from the coding sequence TTGAAAAAGATTATTATTGCAGACACATTAACAGATTTTAGGGAAGTTGATCTCAACGATCTCTATGTTGAGGCGTTGTCTGGAGTCGTTTTTTCAAATCAATATGCTTTTGATTCTGGAAAGGGAATATGGAGTCATTTAAGTGAGCACCAGATTCCTGATGTGGTAAGAAAGGCCCTGCAAAAATCTCCTACAGATTTTGATTGTCCTGAAACTTCGCCAGAAGGTATGGCCATCATCCAAAAAGTTGAAGCACCAAGCACAGACCAAAATGAGTTAGTAGCTATTATTTCTAGGCTAATTAAAGAAGAGGTTGGTCAATTACGTGATGAAATGTCTGTAAAGGTGGAAGCAGTTGAAACACGTATTGGTGATGCGATTAAGAATATTCCAAAATCAGCAGCTCGTGAAATAGAAGATAGTGGAGTCGATGCCGTTGAGTACAAGAAAAAGTTTGAAGCATTAAAAGTTAAATATAAGAATCTTTCTGTAGAAAATAAATTGGCCAAGAAGAACCTTTCTAAGGTTATTGCTAAGGCCAAGGCCTTAAATGCTAAACTTGAAGTTGCAGAAAGAGAGCTTGAACACTTCAGAGAATATTCATTAAAAGCTTCTCAAACTCCTACAAATAATGTGGAAGAAGAAGTTTTAGAAGTTACGAATGAAACACAAGAAGTTAATCATCCTGAAGAAGATTTAAAGCCAAAGATTAATATGATCTCTCAAGATGTTCTCATCAGTGACGGCCCAGTTATTGACGAGACTGATGCGAGCGAAGAAGTAACTGGTGAATTTGATATTTCAAGTGGAGGACTAGAGATGGCCTCTTCTAGTCGAGCCCAATCAGATGATGATGAGCTTGAAAGTCTTAATCTAGAAGGCCTTAAAAGTGGTAAGTCTTATGAAATCTCAAATAAGAAGACTTGGTTATATGATACAGGTGCTGGAGTTGTCGGTCCTCTTCGTTTTGATGAGATGCTAGAAGATCTTATCAAAGGAAATATTAAAGGCGACACTCTTGTGAAAAAGAAAGTTGGAGCTTCTTGGGTTCCTTCAAGAGACTGCCTAGAGCTAAATACAAAAGCAGAAAAGATCTTCGATGATCCGCAAAATCCAGAAAATAATAAATACTTAATAGAAAGAACTGAATATCGCGTTGGCCTACAAGAAATTGTTTCGTTCTCTATCCGCGGAGTTCAAAAAGAATTTAAAGGTTATTTAACGAACCTTTCTTTAAGTGGTGGCTTTATTGAAGTGACACAATTTGAAGATGTCTTTACGCAAGATTCAATGGGAACAATCTTTATCTCAGAAGGCCGCTTCGAAAGAGCAATTGCAATTGATTTTACAATTATGCGTACAAGTGCACAAAAGAGACCTAAAGGCCTTGGTATACGTTTTGAAGCAGTTTCAGATACAGTCTTAGAAGTTATTGGTGAGTGTATGCTAGAGATTCTCAATAACGACGATCAAAATAAATCTGCTGCATAA
- the lpdA gene encoding dihydrolipoyl dehydrogenase, with product MSKEFDVVIIGSGPGGYISAVRCAQLGMKVAIVEKYDTLGGTCLNVGCIPSKAWLDSSEKYHEAVHEFEAHGITTGKVKADLKKMAERVAGVVADTSGGITYLMGKNKVETFHGFGSFVDAHTLKVEGEKEETIKAKNFIIATGSKPATIPGIEIDKERIITSTEALKLETLPKHFIVIGGGVIGLELGSVFLRLGSKVSVVEYADSILATMDKDCSKEMRKVLKKQGMEFYTGHGVTEVVRKGAKVHVKAKNKKNEEEIKLEGDYCLMAVGRRPYTDKLGLENAGVNLDERGRVITDDHLRTNVSHIYAIGDVTTGPMLAHKAEEEGVVCAEIIAGQKPHINYNLIPGVVYTWPEVASVGVTEQELKSNKTPYKSGKFPFKASGRARASNESDGFVKVLADKETDEILGVHIVGPRAADLIAEAATAMEFRAAAEDIGRICHAHPTYSEAFKEAALDAFDKKPLNI from the coding sequence ATGAGTAAAGAATTTGATGTTGTTATAATTGGTTCAGGTCCTGGTGGATATATCAGTGCTGTTCGTTGTGCACAACTAGGAATGAAAGTAGCGATCGTTGAAAAATACGATACTCTTGGTGGAACATGCCTAAATGTTGGTTGTATCCCATCAAAAGCATGGCTTGATTCAAGTGAGAAGTATCATGAAGCAGTTCATGAGTTTGAGGCACACGGAATCACAACTGGTAAAGTTAAGGCCGATCTAAAAAAGATGGCAGAACGTGTCGCTGGTGTTGTCGCAGATACTTCAGGTGGTATCACATACCTTATGGGGAAAAATAAAGTTGAAACTTTCCATGGGTTTGGATCATTTGTAGATGCTCACACTCTTAAAGTTGAAGGTGAAAAAGAGGAAACTATTAAGGCAAAAAACTTTATTATTGCAACAGGTTCAAAGCCTGCAACAATTCCTGGAATCGAGATCGATAAAGAAAGAATCATTACAAGTACAGAAGCTCTTAAGCTTGAAACTCTTCCAAAGCACTTCATCGTAATTGGTGGGGGAGTTATTGGACTTGAGCTTGGTTCAGTTTTCCTAAGACTTGGATCAAAAGTTTCTGTTGTTGAATATGCTGATTCAATTCTTGCAACAATGGATAAAGACTGCTCAAAAGAGATGAGAAAAGTTCTTAAGAAGCAAGGAATGGAATTCTATACAGGTCACGGTGTAACTGAAGTTGTTAGAAAAGGCGCAAAAGTTCACGTTAAGGCCAAAAACAAAAAGAATGAAGAAGAGATTAAACTTGAAGGTGACTACTGCCTAATGGCCGTTGGACGTCGTCCATATACTGACAAGCTAGGTCTTGAGAATGCTGGTGTAAATCTTGATGAGCGTGGACGTGTTATTACTGATGATCATCTAAGAACTAACGTTTCTCATATTTATGCAATTGGTGACGTTACAACAGGGCCAATGCTTGCGCATAAAGCGGAAGAAGAAGGTGTTGTTTGTGCTGAGATCATTGCTGGTCAAAAGCCACATATCAATTACAACCTTATTCCTGGTGTCGTCTACACTTGGCCAGAGGTTGCTTCAGTTGGTGTAACAGAGCAAGAGCTTAAGTCGAATAAGACTCCTTATAAATCTGGGAAGTTTCCATTTAAAGCAAGTGGACGTGCTCGTGCCTCAAATGAGTCTGATGGTTTCGTAAAGGTTCTAGCTGATAAAGAAACAGATGAGATCCTAGGAGTTCATATCGTAGGTCCTCGTGCTGCAGACTTAATTGCTGAAGCTGCAACTGCTATGGAGTTTAGAGCTGCTGCTGAAGATATCGGGCGCATTTGTCATGCACACCCGACTTATTCTGAAGCATTCAAAGAAGCTGCTCTTGATGCCTTTGATAAAAAACCTCTAAATATATAA
- the odhB gene encoding 2-oxoglutarate dehydrogenase complex dihydrolipoyllysine-residue succinyltransferase, translating to MAIVKITIPPIGESITEVALGEWLVADGDFVNEGDELVEVESDKATLPLPAEESGVIKIIAEEGAELEIGAVVAELDTSASAPEQGSSDDAPTSTEAPTTPAANAPEGGDKNYPSPAASKILAEKGIDASSVNGTGKDGRITKNDAVNAKASKPASAPAAKAAPAPEIETQTPMGGASRGKEEVKMKRIRKTIAKRLVEAKNTTAMLTTFNEVDMYNVMELRKKYKDAFKDKHDIGLGFMSFFTKACTKALMEIKGVNAQIDGENIIYHDYADVGIAVSTPKGLVVPVIRNAESLSLAQIEKEVRRLALKGRDGKLTVDEMTGGTFTITNGGVFGSMLSTPIINVPQSAILGMHNIVERPVAVNGQVVIHPVMYLALSYDHRIIDGKESVTFLKMVKEMLEDPARMLLDI from the coding sequence ATGGCAATCGTAAAAATTACTATTCCACCAATTGGAGAATCAATCACAGAAGTAGCTCTTGGAGAGTGGCTTGTTGCTGATGGAGACTTTGTAAACGAAGGTGACGAACTTGTTGAAGTAGAATCAGACAAGGCGACACTTCCTCTTCCTGCTGAAGAAAGTGGTGTAATCAAGATTATCGCTGAAGAAGGTGCAGAGCTTGAAATTGGTGCCGTAGTTGCTGAGCTTGATACTTCAGCTTCTGCTCCAGAACAAGGTTCAAGCGATGATGCTCCAACTTCAACTGAAGCTCCTACAACTCCAGCCGCAAATGCACCTGAAGGTGGAGATAAGAATTATCCATCTCCAGCCGCTTCAAAGATTCTTGCAGAAAAAGGAATTGATGCTTCAAGTGTAAATGGAACAGGGAAAGATGGCCGCATAACAAAGAATGATGCAGTAAATGCAAAAGCTTCTAAACCAGCTTCGGCTCCAGCTGCAAAAGCTGCTCCAGCTCCTGAAATTGAAACACAAACACCAATGGGTGGAGCAAGTAGAGGAAAAGAAGAAGTGAAAATGAAGCGTATCCGTAAGACAATCGCTAAGCGTCTTGTGGAAGCTAAGAATACAACGGCAATGCTAACAACTTTCAACGAAGTTGATATGTATAACGTGATGGAGCTTCGTAAGAAGTATAAAGATGCTTTCAAAGATAAGCACGATATCGGACTTGGGTTCATGTCTTTTTTCACAAAAGCATGTACAAAAGCTCTTATGGAAATCAAAGGTGTTAACGCACAGATTGATGGTGAAAATATCATCTATCACGACTATGCAGATGTTGGTATCGCGGTATCAACTCCAAAAGGTCTAGTTGTTCCAGTTATTAGAAATGCTGAAAGCTTAAGTCTTGCTCAAATTGAAAAAGAAGTAAGGAGACTTGCTCTTAAAGGTCGCGATGGAAAGCTTACAGTAGACGAAATGACTGGTGGAACATTTACTATCACTAATGGTGGTGTTTTCGGTTCAATGCTTTCAACGCCAATTATTAACGTTCCTCAATCTGCGATTCTAGGAATGCACAATATTGTTGAAAGACCAGTAGCTGTTAACGGACAGGTTGTTATTCACCCTGTAATGTATCTTGCACTATCTTATGACCACAGAATTATTGATGGTAAGGAATCAGTAACATTCCTTAAGATGGTAAAAGAGATGTTAGAAGATCCTGCTAGAATGCTTCTGGATATTTAA
- a CDS encoding 2-oxoglutarate dehydrogenase E1 component codes for MEKFDFSTLSSSDISYIDSLYEQYEANPQEVEESWRNFFLGFEFGAGKGSASGGDVSDEKLRKEFNVFRLIQSFRSRGHLLSDTNPIRPRIDRRAHISLKDYDLSDSDLKEVFTCGEFVGLGATTLQNIMDHMMKLYCGKIGVEYMHSDDTEMRRWFREEFESTYLKKEFTVDKKKRILHKLNEANVFENFLQTKYTGQKRFSLEGGESTIPGLDAVINEGARLGAKEYIIGMAHRGRLNVLANTLGKTYEYIFSEFEGNSVEQAEGEGDGDVKYHMGFTSVTKTEDDKEVYLKLLPNPSHLETVSPVATGYARAQIDIAYEGDESKIIPIVIHGDAAVAGQGIVYETLQMSELPGYRTGGSIHFVINNQIGFTTDFTDARSSHYSTSVAKMLNIPVIHVNGDCPEDVVYACQLAVKFRQKFKRDVFVDMVCYRKHGHNEGDEPKYTQPELYGMISKHKNPREMYIEELAASGSVDRAVAKEMQKEFKDLLSDRFNNVKQNEIPKKVPGPHREWGDLRFSKLEDFLSSPETAVEKSVLDNIISSITSTPEGFKTLRKAQKLLDQRKASYENDEIDWALAELFAYGSILTEGNDVRFSGEDVIRGTFSHRHAKVFDEKTNEAYCGLEHLTTGQGDFYIYNSLLSEYAVLAFEYGYSQATPHALNIWEAQFGDFTNGAQIVIDQFISAAESKWRRMSNLVMLLPHGYEGAGPEHSSCRPERFLQQCAEENMVICNITTPANMFHALRRQLKWEFRKPLVVFTPKSLLRHPLCQSKVEDFTSGKFEEVVDDSWVKAKDVKKVLLCSGKVYYDLLKHQQENDRKDVAIVRLEQLYPLPTTKIKEILDKYPDATHRWVQEEPSNMGAWMHLNRWRDTFRDIDCVSRKASASPATGYASVHVKEQETIVEKAFS; via the coding sequence ATGGAAAAATTCGACTTTTCAACCCTCTCTAGTTCAGACATTTCTTACATCGACTCTCTCTATGAACAATACGAAGCAAACCCTCAAGAAGTTGAGGAGAGCTGGCGTAACTTTTTCCTAGGTTTTGAGTTTGGTGCAGGTAAGGGATCTGCTAGCGGCGGAGATGTCAGCGATGAAAAGCTTCGCAAAGAATTCAACGTATTTAGACTAATTCAATCATTTCGTTCACGTGGACACTTACTATCGGATACAAACCCGATTCGTCCAAGAATTGATCGTCGTGCCCATATTTCTTTAAAAGACTACGATTTATCTGACTCTGATTTAAAAGAAGTATTTACTTGTGGTGAGTTTGTTGGCCTAGGAGCAACGACTCTTCAAAATATTATGGACCACATGATGAAGCTTTACTGCGGAAAGATCGGTGTTGAGTATATGCACTCAGATGACACTGAAATGAGACGTTGGTTTAGAGAAGAATTTGAAAGCACATATTTAAAGAAAGAATTTACAGTTGATAAGAAGAAACGAATTCTTCACAAACTGAACGAAGCTAATGTTTTTGAAAACTTTCTTCAAACAAAATACACAGGTCAAAAGAGATTCTCACTAGAAGGTGGAGAGTCGACAATTCCTGGACTTGATGCCGTTATTAATGAAGGTGCAAGACTAGGAGCTAAAGAATATATTATTGGAATGGCCCACCGCGGACGTCTAAACGTTCTTGCCAACACTCTTGGTAAAACATATGAGTATATCTTCTCTGAATTTGAAGGAAACTCTGTTGAACAAGCTGAAGGTGAAGGTGATGGTGACGTTAAATACCACATGGGATTTACTTCTGTAACAAAAACAGAAGACGATAAAGAAGTTTATTTAAAACTTCTACCAAATCCATCTCACCTTGAAACAGTATCTCCTGTGGCAACTGGTTATGCTCGTGCACAAATTGATATTGCTTATGAAGGTGATGAAAGTAAGATTATCCCAATTGTCATTCACGGTGATGCGGCCGTAGCTGGTCAAGGGATTGTTTACGAAACATTACAAATGTCGGAGCTTCCTGGTTACCGAACAGGTGGGTCGATCCACTTTGTAATTAATAATCAAATTGGTTTCACGACTGACTTTACAGATGCACGTTCATCTCATTACTCAACATCTGTAGCAAAGATGTTGAATATTCCAGTTATTCACGTTAATGGTGACTGCCCTGAAGACGTTGTTTACGCTTGTCAGCTTGCTGTTAAATTCAGACAGAAGTTTAAGCGTGATGTTTTCGTTGATATGGTTTGTTACCGTAAGCACGGTCATAACGAAGGTGATGAGCCGAAATATACTCAACCTGAACTTTACGGGATGATTTCAAAGCATAAGAATCCTCGTGAAATGTATATTGAAGAATTAGCAGCTAGTGGATCAGTTGATCGTGCAGTTGCAAAAGAGATGCAAAAAGAATTTAAAGACCTTCTTTCTGATCGTTTTAATAATGTTAAACAAAACGAAATTCCAAAGAAAGTACCAGGTCCACATAGAGAGTGGGGAGATCTTCGTTTTTCTAAATTAGAAGACTTTTTAAGCTCACCTGAGACTGCTGTTGAAAAGAGCGTTCTAGATAATATTATTTCATCAATAACTTCAACTCCTGAAGGCTTTAAGACTTTAAGAAAAGCTCAAAAGCTTCTTGATCAAAGAAAGGCAAGTTATGAGAATGATGAAATTGATTGGGCACTAGCAGAGCTATTTGCTTACGGTTCAATTCTGACAGAAGGAAATGATGTACGCTTTTCTGGTGAAGACGTTATTCGTGGGACATTCTCACACCGTCACGCAAAAGTTTTTGATGAGAAAACAAATGAAGCATACTGTGGCCTAGAACACCTAACAACTGGTCAAGGTGACTTCTATATCTATAATTCACTTCTATCTGAATATGCTGTACTTGCTTTTGAATATGGTTATTCTCAAGCAACGCCACATGCTCTAAATATCTGGGAAGCACAATTTGGTGATTTCACTAATGGTGCTCAAATTGTTATCGACCAATTCATCTCAGCTGCAGAAAGTAAGTGGAGAAGAATGAGTAACTTAGTTATGCTTCTACCACACGGTTATGAAGGAGCAGGACCTGAGCACTCTTCTTGTCGACCAGAGAGATTCTTACAACAATGTGCTGAAGAAAATATGGTTATTTGTAATATTACAACTCCAGCAAATATGTTCCATGCTCTAAGACGTCAGCTTAAGTGGGAATTTAGAAAACCACTGGTTGTTTTCACTCCAAAATCTCTTTTAAGACACCCGCTTTGTCAGTCTAAAGTAGAAGACTTCACAAGTGGCAAGTTTGAAGAAGTCGTTGATGATTCTTGGGTGAAAGCTAAAGATGTTAAGAAGGTTCTTCTTTGCTCAGGTAAAGTTTATTACGATCTACTTAAGCATCAGCAAGAAAATGACCGTAAAGATGTGGCCATTGTTCGTCTGGAGCAATTATACCCGCTACCAACAACTAAAATTAAGGAAATCCTTGATAAGTATCCTGATGCAACTCACCGTTGGGTCCAAGAAGAACCATCGAATATGGGAGCTTGGATGCATTTAAATCGTTGGCGTGATACTTTTAGAGATATTGATTGTGTATCAAGAAAAGCTTCGGCTTCTCCAGCAACAGGATATGCTTCGGTACACGTTAAAGAACAAGAGACTATAGTAGAAAAAGCTTTTAGCTAA
- a CDS encoding nucleoside triphosphate pyrophosphohydrolase family protein, translating into MDSRKYMSDAIRTESRDFDAMNTRLLDDGVKRLLHAGIGISTEAGEFLDALKKHIFYGKELDRVNLAEELGDLFWYMAIVGDELGIKFEDVMERNITKLKARYGEKFSEEKADKRDLESERKILEGQAFN; encoded by the coding sequence ATGGACTCAAGAAAATATATGAGTGATGCAATCAGAACGGAATCAAGAGACTTTGATGCGATGAATACACGTCTTTTAGACGATGGAGTTAAAAGACTTCTTCACGCTGGAATTGGTATTTCAACAGAAGCAGGTGAATTCCTTGATGCTCTAAAGAAGCATATATTCTACGGTAAGGAACTTGACCGTGTTAATCTTGCGGAAGAGCTAGGTGATCTTTTCTGGTATATGGCAATTGTTGGTGATGAGCTAGGAATTAAGTTTGAAGACGTAATGGAGCGCAATATCACAAAACTTAAGGCGCGTTATGGTGAAAAGTTCAGTGAAGAAAAGGCCGACAAGCGCGATCTTGAAAGCGAAAGAAAAATTCTTGAGGGTCAGGCTTTTAACTAA
- a CDS encoding FAD:protein FMN transferase, translated as MKLNRIFIFNLAIFLIALTTFSSCQSDKLQFYRLSGPTMGTIYNIKFIAPQGYNELKLKKDVEIRLDEVNKAMSTYISDSEISLFNKMSKDEKFFPGKDFKRTLEHALDVAKKTDGTFDPTIGTLVNLWGFGPNGKRKIPSQSDVLAAKEKVGYEKIKLDGNTLTKSVDGVYLDLSASAKGYGVDALIELLKSQGIRNALVEVGGEVRTMGESLTRPWKIGVESPSNKDGNPVVRVVTMKDVALATSGDYRNFFKEGGKRYQHTINFKSGAPVASQLASVSVVSDTCMDADAWATALMAMGKEKAIAYAKKNKLKAFFIYRSDDGSGKYLETSTEEFDKITK; from the coding sequence ATGAAACTTAACAGAATCTTTATATTTAATTTGGCGATCTTTTTAATCGCCTTAACTACTTTCTCATCTTGTCAGAGCGATAAACTACAATTCTATCGCCTTTCTGGCCCAACGATGGGGACAATATACAACATAAAATTTATTGCACCACAGGGATACAATGAATTAAAGCTAAAAAAAGATGTTGAAATTCGTCTCGATGAAGTCAACAAGGCCATGAGTACATATATAAGCGACTCAGAGATCTCATTATTTAACAAAATGAGTAAAGATGAGAAATTCTTCCCAGGCAAAGACTTTAAGAGAACTCTTGAGCATGCACTTGATGTAGCGAAAAAGACAGATGGTACTTTTGATCCAACAATAGGAACTCTTGTAAACCTTTGGGGTTTTGGTCCAAATGGGAAGAGAAAGATTCCATCACAGTCTGATGTACTAGCTGCAAAAGAGAAAGTTGGTTATGAGAAAATCAAACTAGATGGCAATACTCTTACGAAGTCTGTTGATGGAGTCTACTTAGACTTATCTGCTTCAGCCAAAGGTTACGGGGTTGATGCATTAATTGAGCTATTGAAGTCTCAAGGAATACGAAATGCCCTAGTAGAAGTGGGAGGCGAAGTACGAACAATGGGAGAATCCCTTACAAGACCGTGGAAAATTGGAGTCGAGTCCCCTTCTAATAAAGACGGCAATCCCGTCGTTCGTGTCGTAACAATGAAAGACGTTGCTCTAGCGACTTCTGGTGATTACCGAAACTTTTTTAAAGAAGGTGGCAAACGCTATCAACATACGATCAACTTCAAATCCGGAGCACCTGTTGCATCACAACTTGCATCAGTGAGCGTTGTTTCAGATACATGTATGGATGCAGATGCATGGGCCACGGCCTTAATGGCAATGGGTAAAGAGAAGGCCATTGCCTATGCTAAAAAAAATAAATTGAAAGCGTTCTTCATCTATCGTTCTGACGATGGTTCAGGAAAGTATTTAGAGACATCGACAGAGGAATTTGATAAGATAACCAAGTAA
- the nqrM gene encoding (Na+)-NQR maturation NqrM produces the protein MDSNIKLFFVTFAVLAISITGMAVGVILSNRKLQGSCGGLGKIIGEDCMFCEKKEECKEHPEEAQDCLKA, from the coding sequence ATGGATTCAAATATTAAGCTATTTTTCGTTACTTTTGCTGTCCTTGCTATCTCGATTACGGGAATGGCAGTAGGTGTCATCCTTTCAAATCGTAAGCTTCAAGGCTCTTGTGGTGGACTTGGAAAAATCATTGGTGAAGATTGCATGTTTTGTGAAAAAAAAGAAGAATGCAAAGAACACCCTGAAGAAGCGCAAGATTGCCTAAAGGCATAA